The following coding sequences are from one Pseudonocardia sp. EC080619-01 window:
- a CDS encoding mannitol dehydrogenase family protein, which translates to MTTIQTPGRGRPGSRAAAPIGIVHVGLGNFFRAHLAWYTEHAPDRDRWGIAAFSGRSVELARALQAQDGQYTLLTRHPDGPSFETVSSLSACLPGAEHDGFLRLVADPRTRVLSLTVTEAGYRRGPGGGLDHSDPQVAADLAALARSWTAPVGSVPARLVAGLAARRDAGAGPCSVLSCDNVDGNGEMVARVVHDAAAAVDPGLADWISGTVAFPSAMVDRITPRSEERDLDEVHRGTGVRDRAPVSTEPFSEWVLHDDFPGGRPRWEDAGAVFVTDVTVHERRKLLMLNGAHSLLAYAAPARGHETVAEAIADPVVRGWVEAWWDVAGRHVPLPGAELASYRDALVTRFANIGIRHRLSQIAADGSQKLPVRVLPVLRAERAAGRIPGPVLRPLAAWLLTLRRGTGAGDPIVGTLTTAAAGPIHEAAPRVLEILDPGLARDEDLVAAVVAHVDDLAASTGG; encoded by the coding sequence GTGACCACCATTCAGACGCCGGGCCGCGGACGGCCCGGCAGCCGCGCCGCGGCACCGATCGGGATCGTCCACGTCGGACTCGGGAACTTCTTCCGGGCCCACCTGGCCTGGTACACCGAGCACGCCCCCGACCGGGACCGGTGGGGCATCGCGGCCTTCAGCGGGCGCAGCGTGGAGCTCGCACGGGCCCTGCAGGCCCAGGACGGGCAGTACACCCTGCTCACCCGGCACCCCGACGGTCCGTCGTTCGAGACCGTCTCCAGCCTCTCGGCCTGCCTGCCCGGCGCCGAGCACGACGGTTTCCTCCGGCTGGTCGCGGACCCGCGGACCCGGGTGCTGTCGCTGACGGTCACCGAGGCCGGCTACCGGCGCGGCCCCGGCGGGGGGCTCGACCACTCCGACCCGCAGGTGGCCGCCGACCTGGCGGCGCTCGCCCGGTCGTGGACCGCGCCGGTGGGCAGTGTGCCCGCACGGCTCGTCGCGGGCCTCGCCGCCCGGCGCGACGCCGGCGCCGGCCCCTGCAGCGTGCTGTCCTGCGACAACGTCGACGGCAACGGGGAGATGGTCGCCCGCGTCGTGCACGACGCCGCGGCCGCGGTCGACCCCGGGCTCGCCGACTGGATCTCCGGCACCGTCGCGTTCCCGTCGGCCATGGTCGACCGGATCACCCCACGCTCCGAGGAACGGGACCTCGACGAGGTGCACCGCGGCACCGGTGTCCGTGACCGGGCGCCGGTGAGCACCGAGCCCTTCAGCGAGTGGGTCCTCCACGACGACTTCCCCGGAGGCCGCCCACGCTGGGAGGACGCCGGCGCGGTCTTCGTGACCGATGTGACCGTCCACGAACGCCGCAAGCTCCTGATGCTCAACGGCGCCCACTCGCTGCTGGCCTACGCCGCACCGGCCCGCGGTCACGAGACGGTGGCCGAGGCGATCGCCGACCCGGTCGTGCGGGGGTGGGTCGAGGCCTGGTGGGACGTCGCCGGCCGGCACGTCCCGCTGCCCGGGGCCGAGCTCGCCTCCTACCGGGACGCCCTGGTGACCCGGTTCGCCAACATCGGCATCCGGCACCGGCTGTCCCAGATCGCCGCCGACGGGTCCCAGAAGCTGCCCGTGCGGGTGCTGCCGGTCCTGCGTGCCGAGCGCGCCGCCGGCCGGATCCCCGGGCCCGTGCTGCGGCCCCTCGCGGCCTGGCTGCTGACCCTGCGCCGTGGCACGGGCGCGGGCGACCCGATCGTCGGCACGCTCACCACCGCCGCCGCGGGCCCGATCCACGAGGCGGCACCGCGGGTGCTGGAGATCCTCGACCCCGGCCTCGCCCGCGACGAGGACCTGGTGGCGGCCGTCGTCGCCCACGTCGACGACCTCGCCGCATCGACGGGAGGCTGA
- the larB gene encoding nickel pincer cofactor biosynthesis protein LarB, whose product MTGPEHVAPVGDFARLDVGREARRGHGEAVFCEGKTTDQVRAITREIVARDMPTLFTRAGDDHAAVILDVAPDARHEPEARMLAWPAEPPEPAGGRVVVLSAGTSDLPVAREAVVTATHLGRRVELVADVGVAGLHRLLAHQDTLRGARAIVVAAGMDGALPTVVAGLVSAPVVAVPTSVGYGASFGGVAALLTMLNACAPGVAVVNIDNGYGAGHLAAQIAAPH is encoded by the coding sequence GTGACCGGGCCCGAGCACGTCGCACCGGTCGGCGACTTCGCCCGGCTCGACGTCGGCCGCGAGGCCCGCCGCGGCCACGGCGAGGCCGTGTTCTGCGAGGGCAAGACCACCGACCAGGTCCGCGCGATCACCCGCGAGATCGTCGCCCGCGACATGCCGACGCTGTTCACCCGCGCCGGCGACGACCACGCCGCGGTGATCCTCGACGTCGCGCCCGACGCCCGGCACGAGCCGGAAGCCCGGATGCTGGCCTGGCCGGCGGAGCCGCCGGAGCCCGCCGGCGGACGGGTGGTCGTCCTCTCCGCCGGCACCTCGGACCTGCCCGTGGCCCGCGAGGCGGTCGTCACCGCGACCCACCTGGGCCGTCGGGTGGAGCTCGTCGCCGACGTCGGCGTGGCCGGCCTGCACCGGCTGCTCGCCCATCAGGACACCCTGCGCGGGGCCCGCGCGATCGTCGTGGCGGCCGGGATGGACGGTGCGCTGCCCACGGTCGTGGCCGGGCTGGTGTCGGCGCCGGTCGTGGCGGTCCCGACCTCGGTCGGGTACGGGGCGTCGTTCGGTGGGGTGGCGGCGCTGCTGACCATGCTCAACGCGTGCGCACCGGGTGTCGCGGTCGTCAACATCGACAACGGCTACGGCGCGGGCCACCTGGCCGCGCAGATCGCGGCCCCGCACTGA
- a CDS encoding Gfo/Idh/MocA family protein: MSGEVRLGIIGFGAQGSMYASFIRDGRVPGMEIGAVADTDPDRRATASSEYGVPVHEDYRALLAGGEVDAVVTTVPHYLHPEIGIAALEAGLHVLVEKPAGVYTGQVAELNACAARHPELTFAIMFNQRNNPLYQRIKEIVDAGEIGAIRRTNWMITTWWRPQGYYDQSAWRATWGGEGGGVLVNQAPHQLDLWQWICGVPRSVYAKVAYGFRRDIAVEDEVTAVADYGDGVTGTFVTAVHDIEGTDRLEILGDRGRIVVDGSRTATVTRLVADERELSESMSAEDVRKLFTGKLDRSTYYSREVLEFDSVWGAQHTGVLANFAATILDGTPLLAAGSDGIDGVRLANAIHLSSWLGREVPLDFDEDLYLAELNKRIAAEGSFPERAGGAEPAR, encoded by the coding sequence ATGTCCGGAGAGGTCCGGCTCGGAATCATCGGATTCGGGGCGCAGGGATCGATGTACGCCTCCTTCATCCGGGACGGCAGGGTCCCCGGGATGGAGATCGGCGCGGTCGCGGACACCGACCCGGACAGGCGCGCGACGGCCTCCAGCGAGTACGGGGTACCGGTCCACGAGGACTACCGGGCGCTGCTCGCCGGCGGTGAGGTGGACGCCGTGGTCACCACGGTGCCGCACTACCTGCACCCCGAGATCGGCATCGCGGCCCTCGAGGCGGGCCTGCACGTGCTGGTGGAGAAGCCGGCCGGTGTCTACACCGGGCAGGTCGCCGAGCTCAACGCGTGCGCCGCCCGGCACCCCGAGCTGACGTTCGCGATCATGTTCAACCAGCGCAACAACCCGCTCTACCAGCGGATCAAGGAGATCGTCGACGCCGGCGAGATCGGCGCGATCCGCCGGACGAACTGGATGATCACCACCTGGTGGCGCCCGCAGGGCTACTACGACCAGTCCGCATGGCGCGCCACCTGGGGCGGCGAGGGCGGCGGTGTCCTGGTCAACCAGGCCCCCCACCAGCTCGACCTGTGGCAGTGGATCTGCGGGGTCCCGCGCTCGGTCTACGCCAAGGTCGCCTACGGCTTCCGCCGCGACATCGCCGTCGAGGACGAGGTCACCGCCGTCGCCGACTACGGCGACGGCGTCACCGGCACCTTCGTCACCGCCGTGCACGACATCGAGGGCACCGACCGGCTGGAGATCCTCGGCGACCGGGGCCGCATCGTCGTCGACGGGTCGAGGACGGCGACCGTCACGCGCCTGGTCGCCGACGAGCGCGAGCTGTCGGAGTCGATGTCGGCCGAGGACGTCCGCAAGCTCTTCACCGGCAAGCTGGACCGCAGCACGTACTACTCGCGCGAGGTCCTCGAGTTCGATTCGGTCTGGGGTGCGCAGCACACCGGCGTCCTCGCGAACTTCGCCGCCACCATCCTCGACGGGACACCGCTGCTCGCGGCGGGCAGCGACGGGATCGACGGCGTCCGGCTGGCCAACGCGATCCACCTGTCGAGCTGGCTGGGCCGGGAGGTCCCCCTCGACTTCGACGAGGACCTCTACCTCGCAGAGCTGAACAAGCGGATCGCGGCCGAGGGCTCGTTCCCCGAGCGCGCCGGAGGCGCCGAGCCCGCCCGGTGA
- the larC gene encoding nickel pincer cofactor biosynthesis protein LarC yields the protein MPVAWIDASSGVAGDMLLGALLDAGADLERVRGPIRSLIPGEVTVDVGEVRRGGLRATRVEVRSTADDHPHRSWAGIRELLTGSDLPPDVREPALSVFSVLARAEARVHGVPVEQVHFHEVGAWDSIADVVGTCAALADLGVSAVSEVTASPVALGSGRVRTAHGLLPVPVPAVLELSRGWQVGGDGDGELATPTGMALLRGLAGGCGAMPRMTVGRTGYGAGARDTDGRPNVVRVVLGEPCPATRPGGQDLLVLETNVDDMDPRVWPEVLRSLLERGAADAWLTPVLMKKGRPAHTLHVLTDPGRADELRAFVLRATSTLGVRQWPVARHALDRTWATVTVESAPVRIKLGVEDGRIVHTAPEYEDVAALAAARDLPLRQVLEAAVAAADASGLRPGGPVPAG from the coding sequence GTGCCCGTCGCGTGGATCGACGCGAGCTCCGGCGTCGCCGGGGACATGCTGCTCGGCGCACTGCTCGACGCCGGCGCCGACCTCGAGCGGGTACGCGGCCCGATCAGGTCGCTGATCCCGGGCGAGGTCACCGTCGACGTCGGCGAGGTGCGGCGCGGTGGGCTGCGGGCCACCCGGGTGGAGGTGCGCAGCACCGCCGACGACCACCCGCACCGGTCCTGGGCCGGCATCCGCGAGCTGCTCACCGGCAGCGACCTCCCACCGGACGTGCGGGAGCCGGCGCTGTCGGTGTTCTCGGTGCTGGCCCGGGCGGAGGCGCGGGTCCACGGGGTCCCGGTGGAGCAGGTCCACTTCCACGAGGTCGGGGCCTGGGACTCGATCGCCGACGTCGTCGGGACCTGCGCCGCCCTGGCGGACCTCGGGGTGTCGGCGGTGTCGGAGGTGACGGCGAGCCCGGTCGCGCTGGGCTCGGGCCGGGTACGCACCGCGCACGGTCTGCTGCCGGTACCGGTGCCCGCGGTGCTCGAGCTGAGCCGCGGCTGGCAGGTCGGCGGCGACGGCGACGGCGAGCTCGCCACACCGACCGGGATGGCGCTGCTGCGCGGGCTCGCCGGTGGCTGCGGCGCGATGCCGCGGATGACCGTCGGGCGCACCGGGTACGGCGCGGGGGCGCGGGACACCGACGGTCGGCCGAACGTCGTCCGCGTCGTCCTCGGCGAGCCCTGCCCGGCGACGCGCCCGGGCGGGCAGGACCTGCTCGTGCTGGAGACCAACGTCGACGACATGGACCCCCGGGTCTGGCCGGAGGTGCTGCGGTCGCTGCTCGAGCGCGGTGCCGCGGACGCCTGGCTCACCCCCGTGCTGATGAAGAAGGGCCGCCCGGCACACACGCTGCACGTCCTCACCGACCCCGGGCGGGCCGACGAGCTGCGGGCGTTCGTGCTGCGCGCCACCTCGACGCTGGGCGTCCGCCAGTGGCCCGTGGCCCGGCACGCGCTCGACCGGACCTGGGCGACGGTCACCGTCGAGTCGGCCCCGGTACGCATCAAGCTGGGCGTCGAGGACGGCCGGATCGTGCACACCGCACCCGAGTACGAGGACGTGGCGGCCCTGGCCGCGGCACGTGACCTGCCGCTGCGTCAGGTGCTCGAGGCCGCGGTGGCCGCCGCCGACGCGAGCGGGCTCCGGCCGGGCGGGCCCGTACCCGCCGGCTGA
- a CDS encoding LacI family DNA-binding transcriptional regulator — protein MGTRPTIYDVAAAAGVAPSTVSRALARPGQVSTRTAEKVRRSAEELGYRRLAVNAPMDSAPTGVLLLVTSDISNPFVFELVHGAEDAAFDAGLAIAVADSHESGPQERALVERALPRVDAVVLASSRLSDSAIRVLAKQKPTVVLNRAVRDVASVSTDYGPAARATITHLRELGHDAAEYLGGPAASWADGARGRALLEASRAAGVTLHRSGPAAPTVEGGIRFAEGLSDRPPTAVITFNDQMAVGVGRGLAAASLSVPADVSVVGFDDTVLAGLVLPNLTSIATPLRTIGRTAVTTALSSIDGTAPEPLSVEMPARLVVRESTGPRRARMAV, from the coding sequence TTGGGGACGCGGCCCACGATCTACGACGTCGCCGCCGCCGCGGGCGTGGCGCCCTCGACGGTGTCGCGGGCACTCGCCCGGCCGGGCCAGGTCAGTACCCGCACCGCGGAGAAGGTGCGCAGGTCCGCCGAGGAACTGGGCTATCGCCGCCTCGCCGTCAACGCCCCGATGGACTCCGCGCCGACCGGTGTGTTGCTCCTGGTCACCTCCGACATCAGCAACCCGTTCGTGTTCGAGCTCGTGCACGGTGCCGAGGACGCCGCATTCGATGCCGGACTCGCCATCGCGGTCGCCGACTCCCACGAGTCGGGCCCGCAGGAACGGGCGCTCGTCGAGCGGGCACTGCCCCGGGTGGACGCCGTCGTGCTCGCCAGCTCGCGGCTGTCGGACTCGGCGATCCGGGTACTGGCCAAGCAGAAGCCGACGGTCGTCCTCAACCGTGCGGTCCGCGACGTCGCGAGCGTGTCCACGGACTACGGGCCCGCGGCGCGGGCGACGATCACCCACCTGCGGGAGCTCGGCCACGACGCCGCCGAGTACCTGGGAGGCCCGGCCGCGTCGTGGGCCGACGGCGCACGGGGGCGGGCGTTGCTGGAGGCGTCCCGCGCGGCCGGGGTGACCCTGCACCGCAGCGGGCCGGCGGCGCCGACGGTCGAGGGCGGCATCCGTTTCGCCGAGGGCCTGTCCGACCGGCCGCCGACGGCCGTGATCACCTTCAACGACCAGATGGCGGTCGGCGTCGGGCGCGGGCTGGCGGCGGCGTCGCTGTCGGTGCCGGCCGACGTCAGCGTGGTCGGCTTCGACGACACCGTGCTGGCCGGTCTGGTCCTGCCGAACCTCACCAGCATCGCCACCCCGCTGCGCACGATCGGGCGGACCGCGGTCACCACCGCGCTGTCGTCGATCGACGGCACCGCCCCGGAGCCGCTGTCGGTCGAGATGCCCGCGCGGCTGGTGGTCCGGGAGTCGACGGGCCCGCGTCGCGCCCGCATGGCGGTGTGA
- the uxaC gene encoding glucuronate isomerase gives MPALQLHPDRLFPPDPATRDVARELYRSVRDLPIISPHGHVDPRILAEDTPFPDPTSLLISPDHYVTRLLHSSGVGLDELGVAAGSPLDEGTARKAWRIFCERWPVYRGTSVQYWFESELHDIFGVRERPAQANADDLFDRISAALRTPEFRPRALYRRFGIEVLATTDDPADDLHWHRVLRDDPSWDGRVVPTFRPDRYLEAGDDAWPEAVASLGVAADTDTGDYDGFLTALRRRRRYFVDHGATSADHSHADVGTEPLDETVAADIFARALRREASTDEATALRRHLLFEMAAMSAEDGLVMTLHPGILRNHHRPTYERFGPDRGHDIPTGIELTEALRPLLQRFGTSSGFHLVVFTTDETVFSRQLAPLAGFYPSVYVGAPWWFLDAPDAIGRWRSAVTETAGFSRTSGFIDDTRAFCSIPARHDMSRRLDAAHLADLVVRHRLAEDEAGDTIRALVQDNPRAVFKL, from the coding sequence ATGCCAGCCCTGCAGCTGCACCCGGACCGCCTGTTCCCGCCCGACCCGGCCACCCGAGACGTCGCGCGGGAGCTGTACCGGTCCGTCCGGGACCTGCCGATCATCTCCCCGCACGGGCACGTCGACCCGCGGATCCTCGCCGAGGACACCCCGTTCCCGGACCCGACGTCGTTGTTGATCAGCCCGGACCACTACGTCACGCGGCTGCTGCACTCGTCCGGTGTCGGGCTCGACGAGCTCGGCGTCGCCGCCGGTTCCCCGCTCGACGAGGGCACCGCGCGCAAGGCCTGGCGGATCTTCTGCGAGCGGTGGCCGGTCTACCGCGGCACATCCGTGCAGTACTGGTTCGAGTCCGAGCTCCACGACATCTTCGGTGTACGGGAGCGGCCCGCCCAGGCGAACGCCGACGACCTCTTCGACCGGATCTCGGCCGCGCTGCGCACCCCGGAGTTCCGGCCGCGGGCGTTGTACCGCCGGTTCGGCATCGAGGTGCTGGCCACGACCGACGACCCGGCCGACGACCTGCACTGGCACCGCGTCCTCCGCGACGACCCGTCCTGGGACGGGCGGGTGGTCCCCACGTTCCGGCCCGACCGCTACCTCGAGGCCGGCGACGACGCGTGGCCCGAGGCCGTGGCGTCCCTCGGGGTGGCCGCGGACACCGACACCGGCGACTATGACGGTTTCCTCACCGCGCTGCGGCGGCGACGCCGGTACTTCGTCGACCACGGCGCCACCTCGGCCGACCACAGCCACGCCGACGTGGGCACCGAGCCGCTCGACGAGACCGTCGCCGCGGACATCTTCGCCCGGGCGCTGCGCCGCGAGGCCTCCACCGACGAGGCGACGGCGCTGCGCCGGCACCTGCTGTTCGAGATGGCCGCCATGTCCGCCGAGGACGGGCTGGTCATGACCCTGCACCCCGGCATCCTGCGGAACCACCACCGGCCCACCTACGAGCGGTTCGGCCCGGACCGCGGGCACGACATCCCGACCGGCATCGAGCTGACCGAGGCGCTGCGTCCGCTGCTGCAACGGTTCGGCACGAGCTCCGGGTTCCACCTCGTGGTCTTCACGACCGACGAGACCGTGTTCTCCCGGCAGCTGGCGCCGCTGGCCGGGTTCTACCCCTCCGTCTACGTCGGGGCGCCGTGGTGGTTCCTCGACGCCCCCGACGCGATCGGACGCTGGCGCTCCGCGGTCACCGAGACGGCCGGTTTCAGCCGGACCTCGGGCTTCATCGACGACACCCGCGCGTTCTGCTCGATCCCGGCGCGCCACGACATGTCCCGCCGCCTCGACGCCGCCCACCTCGCCGACCTCGTCGTGCGGCACCGCCTCGCCGAGGACGAGGCGGGCGACACGATCCGGGCTCTGGTGCAGGACAACCCGCGCGCCGTGTTCAAGCTGTGA
- a CDS encoding lactate racemase domain-containing protein encodes MVSVSPAVPMIGSADTVLAPEAVSAFVAERLERLPVDGRSVCVIVPDGTRSCPLPLLVDRIHRSLAGRAERLVVLIALGTHQPMTDDGLASHLGCDGDSLAQTYPGTTVLNHEWWDPGTLVSVGVVPAERVHELSEGRLHQEVDVRINRHVVEADLALVVGPVFPHEVVGFSGGNKYFFPGVAGPEIIDLSHWLGALISSSEIIGTLGITPVRALIDEAAAMIPVERHALCLVVRSGSVDLHAVASGPPEQAWAAAAAVSAGTHVQYLDRPVRRVVSVMPEKYDDIWTAAKGFYKLEPVVADGGEVVIYAPGITTVSVSHPEIEEIGYHCRDYFTAQWERFRHVGWGVLAHSTHLRGAGTYDPVEGERLRVRVTLATGIPRETVERVNLQHADPAGIDLERERRDPGTLVVDPAGEVLYRLREP; translated from the coding sequence ATGGTCAGCGTGAGCCCGGCGGTGCCGATGATCGGATCCGCGGACACCGTCCTCGCCCCCGAGGCGGTGAGCGCCTTCGTCGCCGAGCGGCTCGAACGGCTCCCTGTCGACGGCCGGTCGGTGTGCGTGATCGTCCCGGACGGGACGCGGAGCTGCCCGCTGCCGCTGCTGGTCGACCGCATCCACCGGTCGCTGGCCGGACGCGCCGAGCGGCTGGTCGTGCTGATCGCGCTCGGGACCCACCAGCCGATGACGGACGACGGCCTCGCGTCCCACCTGGGCTGTGACGGCGACTCGCTCGCGCAGACCTATCCGGGCACGACGGTGCTCAACCACGAGTGGTGGGACCCCGGCACCCTGGTGTCGGTGGGTGTCGTCCCCGCCGAGCGCGTCCACGAGCTCTCCGAGGGCAGGCTGCACCAGGAGGTCGACGTCCGGATCAACCGGCACGTCGTCGAGGCCGACCTCGCGCTCGTCGTGGGGCCGGTGTTCCCGCACGAGGTCGTGGGCTTCTCCGGCGGCAACAAGTACTTCTTCCCCGGCGTCGCGGGCCCGGAGATCATCGACCTGTCGCACTGGCTCGGCGCGCTGATCTCCAGCTCGGAGATCATCGGCACCCTCGGGATCACCCCGGTCCGTGCCCTGATCGACGAGGCCGCCGCGATGATCCCGGTGGAGCGGCACGCGCTGTGCCTGGTGGTGCGGTCCGGCTCCGTCGACCTGCACGCGGTGGCGTCCGGCCCGCCGGAGCAGGCCTGGGCCGCGGCCGCCGCCGTCTCGGCCGGGACCCACGTGCAGTACCTGGACCGCCCGGTGCGCCGGGTCGTGTCGGTGATGCCGGAGAAGTACGACGACATCTGGACCGCCGCGAAGGGCTTCTACAAGCTCGAACCGGTCGTGGCCGACGGCGGCGAGGTCGTGATCTACGCGCCGGGGATCACGACGGTGTCGGTGAGCCACCCGGAGATCGAGGAGATCGGCTACCACTGCCGGGACTACTTCACCGCCCAGTGGGAACGCTTCCGCCACGTCGGGTGGGGGGTGCTCGCCCACTCGACGCACCTGCGCGGCGCGGGCACCTACGACCCGGTCGAGGGGGAGCGGCTGCGGGTCCGGGTCACGCTGGCGACCGGGATCCCGCGCGAGACGGTCGAGCGCGTGAACCTGCAGCACGCCGATCCCGCCGGCATCGACCTGGAGCGCGAGCGCCGCGATCCCGGCACGCTCGTCGTGGACCCGGCCGGTGAGGTGCTCTACCGCCTGCGCGAGCCGTGA
- the larE gene encoding ATP-dependent sacrificial sulfur transferase LarE, with protein MSHDRVTDGWRDSLGAADRAAAGRVGDELRGAGRVGVALSGGVDSSTLLALAADALGPERVRALVGVSASLAADERATAHRVAAATGVELVEVATAELDRPDYRANGPDRCYACRDTLFTTIDETVLAEHDLDVVAYGENLDDTRRADRPGARAATEHGVLRPLASAGLDKPAVRRIARAMGLPNADKPAAPCLASRIPHFEQVTEDKMAQIERAERAVRALGFDDVRVRHHGEVARVELSEDLIADALGPRRTDVLAAVRDAGFRFVTVDLAGLQSGAFTLPLVSAR; from the coding sequence ATGAGCCACGACAGGGTGACCGACGGGTGGCGCGACAGCCTCGGCGCCGCCGACCGGGCGGCGGCAGGCCGCGTGGGCGACGAGCTGCGCGGCGCCGGCCGCGTCGGGGTCGCACTCTCCGGCGGTGTCGACTCGTCCACGCTGCTCGCCCTCGCCGCCGACGCCCTCGGGCCGGAACGAGTCCGTGCACTCGTCGGGGTCTCGGCGAGCCTCGCCGCCGACGAACGGGCCACCGCCCACCGGGTCGCCGCGGCGACCGGCGTCGAGCTCGTCGAGGTCGCGACGGCCGAGCTCGACCGGCCCGACTACCGGGCGAACGGCCCGGACCGCTGCTACGCGTGCCGGGACACGTTGTTCACCACCATCGACGAGACCGTCCTCGCCGAGCACGACCTCGACGTCGTCGCGTACGGGGAGAACCTCGACGACACTCGGCGTGCCGACCGGCCGGGTGCCCGCGCGGCGACCGAGCACGGCGTCCTGCGTCCACTGGCGTCCGCCGGGCTCGACAAGCCGGCGGTGCGCCGGATCGCACGGGCGATGGGCCTGCCGAACGCCGACAAGCCCGCCGCACCCTGCCTGGCGTCGCGCATCCCGCACTTCGAGCAGGTCACCGAGGACAAGATGGCGCAGATCGAGCGCGCCGAGCGGGCGGTGCGCGCGCTCGGGTTCGACGACGTGCGGGTGCGCCACCACGGCGAGGTGGCGCGGGTCGAGCTGTCCGAGGACCTGATCGCGGACGCGCTGGGGCCGCGTCGCACCGACGTGCTCGCCGCCGTGCGCGATGCCGGGTTCCGGTTCGTCACGGTCGACCTCGCCGGGCTGCAGTCCGGCGCCTTCACCCTTCCCCTGGTGTCCGCGCGGTGA
- a CDS encoding LacI family DNA-binding transcriptional regulator: protein MTTRPTIYDVARAAGVAPSTVSRALGRPARVSAHTAELVRRVATELGYSRQARTASADRSSMVVALVMSDITNPHSAEIVRGAEQEAAEGGYTMLLCDTRESVTREADVLRRVLPVVDGVVLASSRLTDDEVAAVAATRPTVVLNRSAVSVPSIALDDARAALLVVEHLHGLGHRTIAYVGGPRNSPVEAERRAGVEQAADALGVGLVGLAAAGPTLRAGAGLADDVAGAGVSAVVAYNDLLAIGLLQALRRNGTRVPEDIGVVGFDNIPLGRLVSPQLTSVGAPLQAMGASAMRNLLQQLASTGRATVRSARLPVRLVVRQSTGPAPAHGSRRR from the coding sequence GTGACCACGCGGCCCACCATCTACGACGTCGCACGCGCCGCGGGGGTCGCGCCGTCGACGGTGTCCCGGGCGCTCGGCCGTCCCGCGCGGGTCAGCGCGCACACCGCCGAGCTCGTCCGGCGGGTCGCGACGGAGCTCGGGTACAGCAGGCAGGCCCGGACGGCGTCGGCGGACCGGTCGTCGATGGTGGTCGCGCTGGTGATGTCGGACATCACCAACCCGCACAGCGCCGAGATCGTCCGCGGCGCGGAGCAGGAGGCCGCCGAGGGCGGATACACGATGCTGCTGTGTGACACCCGCGAGTCGGTGACCCGCGAGGCCGACGTGCTGCGCCGGGTCCTTCCGGTCGTCGACGGCGTGGTGCTGGCGAGCTCGCGCCTGACCGACGACGAGGTGGCCGCCGTCGCCGCGACCCGGCCGACCGTCGTGCTGAACCGCTCGGCGGTGTCGGTGCCGAGCATCGCACTCGACGACGCGCGGGCCGCGCTGCTGGTGGTCGAGCACCTGCACGGCCTGGGGCACCGCACGATCGCCTACGTCGGCGGCCCGCGGAACTCCCCGGTCGAGGCGGAGCGCCGTGCCGGGGTCGAGCAGGCGGCGGACGCGCTGGGCGTCGGCCTGGTCGGTCTCGCCGCGGCGGGCCCGACGCTCCGGGCGGGCGCCGGTCTCGCCGACGACGTCGCGGGTGCCGGGGTCAGCGCCGTCGTGGCCTACAACGACCTGCTCGCGATCGGCCTGCTGCAGGCGCTGCGCCGCAACGGGACCCGGGTCCCCGAGGACATCGGCGTCGTCGGGTTCGACAACATCCCGCTCGGTCGGCTGGTCAGCCCGCAGCTGACGTCGGTGGGCGCACCGCTCCAGGCGATGGGTGCCTCGGCGATGCGCAACCTGCTCCAGCAGCTGGCCTCGACCGGACGTGCGACGGTCCGCTCGGCCCGGCTACCGGTCCGGCTGGTGGTGCGCCAGTCGACCGGCCCCGCGCCCGCTCACGGCTCGCGCAGGCGGTAG